A single genomic interval of Polaribacter vadi harbors:
- a CDS encoding ribonucleotide-diphosphate reductase subunit beta: MEITQIIKRDSETSNFELGKITNAIEKAMLSVNNGTRRDAIAITNIVNGTLLERKLNEPNYTPTVEQVQDIVEYKLMDSRFHDVAKAYILYRDEQTRNRKTNIFEKRLNLKPYEYPALNEYVDAIRHSYWIHTEFNYTSDIQDFKSTLTDVEQSAIKNTMLAISQIEVAVKSFWGDIYKRMPKPEIGSVGSTFAESEVRHHDAYSHLLEILGLNNEFKNLKKNPVIMRRVNYLELALKNVNSENNKEFSESIILFSLFIEHVSLFSQFLIIMAFNKHKNVLKGISNVVEATSKEEQIHGDFGIDLIKIIKEENPDWFDEDNSLVVQETCKEAFLSESKIIDWIFEKGELDFLPKAVIKEFIKNRFNNSLESIGVPKIFDIDQKLLAETDWFDDEIIGTKHGDFFVKRSINYSKRTKSITSDDLF, from the coding sequence GTGGAAATAACCCAAATCATAAAAAGAGATTCTGAAACTAGCAATTTCGAATTAGGAAAAATAACAAATGCCATTGAAAAAGCGATGCTATCTGTAAACAATGGTACAAGAAGAGACGCAATTGCTATTACAAATATTGTAAATGGTACTTTGTTAGAAAGAAAGTTGAATGAACCTAATTACACACCCACTGTTGAGCAAGTACAAGATATTGTAGAGTATAAATTAATGGATAGTCGTTTTCATGATGTTGCAAAAGCGTATATATTATATAGAGATGAACAGACTAGAAATAGAAAAACAAACATCTTTGAAAAAAGGTTGAATTTAAAACCATATGAATATCCTGCATTAAACGAATATGTAGATGCTATTAGGCATTCTTATTGGATTCATACCGAATTTAATTATACAAGTGATATACAGGATTTTAAATCGACTCTTACTGATGTAGAACAAAGTGCTATTAAAAATACGATGTTAGCAATTTCTCAAATAGAGGTTGCAGTAAAATCTTTTTGGGGAGATATTTATAAGAGAATGCCAAAGCCAGAAATTGGTTCAGTAGGCTCTACATTTGCAGAAAGTGAAGTTCGTCATCATGATGCATATTCTCATTTATTAGAAATTTTAGGATTGAATAACGAGTTTAAAAACTTAAAGAAAAATCCTGTAATTATGAGACGTGTTAACTATTTAGAGTTGGCATTAAAAAATGTAAATAGCGAGAATAATAAAGAGTTTTCAGAATCAATTATTTTGTTCTCTTTATTTATAGAACACGTTTCTTTGTTTTCTCAATTTTTAATTATCATGGCTTTTAACAAACATAAAAACGTGTTAAAAGGTATTTCTAACGTGGTTGAGGCTACATCAAAAGAAGAACAAATTCACGGAGATTTTGGAATCGATTTAATTAAAATTATTAAAGAAGAAAACCCAGATTGGTTTGATGAAGACAACAGTTTAGTTGTACAGGAAACTTGTAAAGAAGCTTTTCTTTCGGAAAGTAAAATTATCGATTGGATTTTTGAAAAAGGAGAATTAGATTTCTTACCAAAAGCAGTAATTAAAGAATTTATTAAAAATAGATTTAATAACTCTTTAGAAAGTATAGGAGTTCCAAAAATCTTTGACATCGATCAAAAATTATTAGCAGAAACAGATTGGTTTGATGATGAAATTATTGGAACCAAACATGGCGATTTCTTTGTAAAAAGATCAATCAATTATAGTAAAAGAACAAAAAGTATAACTAGCGACGATTTATTTTAA
- a CDS encoding ribonucleoside-diphosphate reductase subunit alpha — protein MNQNTTKTTELTEYEKLIQARNTSRKEILEKNTAPEITWLTENSRKFLESGYLTGNTTPEERIREIADNAERILNKPGFSDKFYKYMAAGYYSLASPIWSNFGKRRGLPISCFGSHVADDMGDILFSQSEVGMMSKLGGGTSGYFGKLRERGADVKNNGSSSGSVHIMQLFEKMVDVVSQGSVRRGRFSPYLPVDHPDIKEFLEIGTEGNPIQELTHGVTVGDQWMQEMIDGDVEKRSIWAKILQRRGEIGYPYILFRDNANNGTVDVYKDKNHEIYASNLCTEIMLPSNDDWSFVCCLSSINLLHFDDWKDTDAVETLTYFLDAVMQEFITKLEVYRDSENRDDQFTFRFMEKAYKFAKENRALGLGALGWHSLLQSKMLAFDSPQAYDLNSEIFKIIKEKSYKASEEMAVEYGEPDVLKGYGRRNTTLNAIAPTTSSAFILGQVSQGIEPIWSNIYVKDIAKIKTTIKNPILENLLEQKGFNTSDIWKSIRDNDGSVLHLDCLTDEEKEVFRTYSEIDQNVIVYQAANRQNHIDQGQSINVMVHPDMPTKDVNAIYINAWKLGVKSMYYQHSMNAAQKFKQKKECASCEG, from the coding sequence ATGAACCAAAACACCACCAAAACCACCGAACTTACAGAATACGAAAAATTAATACAAGCTAGAAATACCTCTAGAAAAGAAATATTAGAAAAAAATACAGCACCAGAAATTACTTGGCTAACAGAAAATAGTCGTAAATTTTTAGAATCTGGATATTTAACTGGTAATACAACTCCAGAAGAAAGAATTCGTGAAATTGCAGATAATGCAGAACGTATTTTAAACAAACCTGGTTTTTCTGACAAGTTTTACAAGTACATGGCTGCTGGTTATTATTCTTTAGCATCTCCAATTTGGTCTAACTTTGGGAAAAGAAGAGGATTGCCAATTAGCTGTTTTGGAAGTCATGTTGCAGATGATATGGGAGATATTTTATTCTCACAATCAGAAGTTGGTATGATGTCTAAATTAGGAGGAGGAACTTCTGGTTATTTTGGAAAATTGCGTGAAAGAGGAGCAGATGTTAAAAATAACGGTTCATCATCTGGGTCAGTTCACATTATGCAATTGTTCGAGAAAATGGTAGATGTTGTAAGTCAAGGTTCTGTAAGACGTGGTCGTTTTTCACCTTATTTACCTGTAGATCATCCAGATATTAAAGAATTTTTAGAAATAGGAACTGAAGGAAATCCAATCCAAGAATTAACACATGGTGTAACTGTTGGCGATCAATGGATGCAAGAAATGATTGATGGAGATGTAGAGAAAAGAAGTATTTGGGCAAAAATATTACAAAGAAGAGGAGAAATTGGGTATCCATATATTTTGTTTAGAGACAATGCAAATAATGGAACTGTAGACGTTTACAAAGATAAAAACCACGAAATTTACGCAAGTAATTTATGTACAGAAATCATGTTGCCATCTAATGACGATTGGTCTTTTGTATGTTGTTTATCTTCTATAAATTTATTACATTTTGATGATTGGAAAGATACAGATGCTGTAGAAACGCTAACGTACTTTTTAGATGCTGTAATGCAAGAATTTATTACAAAGTTAGAAGTGTATAGAGATTCAGAAAACAGAGACGATCAATTTACGTTTCGTTTTATGGAAAAAGCATACAAATTTGCAAAAGAAAACAGAGCATTAGGTTTAGGAGCTTTAGGTTGGCATTCTTTATTACAATCTAAAATGTTGGCTTTTGATAGTCCACAAGCCTATGATTTGAATAGCGAAATCTTTAAAATAATTAAAGAAAAATCGTACAAAGCATCAGAAGAAATGGCAGTTGAATATGGAGAGCCAGATGTTTTAAAAGGATATGGAAGACGTAATACAACCTTAAATGCTATTGCACCAACAACATCATCAGCATTTATTTTAGGACAAGTTTCTCAAGGAATTGAGCCAATTTGGTCTAACATTTATGTAAAAGATATTGCTAAAATTAAAACGACGATTAAAAATCCAATTTTGGAGAATCTTTTAGAGCAAAAAGGTTTTAACACGTCTGATATTTGGAAAAGTATTCGTGATAATGATGGTTCTGTGTTGCATTTAGATTGTTTAACAGACGAAGAAAAAGAGGTTTTTAGAACGTATTCAGAAATAGATCAAAACGTAATTGTTTATCAAGCTGCAAACAGACAAAATCACATAGATCAAGGTCAATCTATAAATGTGATGGTACATCCAGATATGCCAACCAAAGATGTAAATGCAATTTATATCAATGCTTGGAAATTAGGTGTAAAATCTATGTATTATCAACATAGTATGAATGCTGCACAGAAATTTAAGCAAAAGAAAGAGTGTGCATCTTGTGAGGGATAA
- a CDS encoding deoxyguanosinetriphosphate triphosphohydrolase, which translates to MNWEQLLSLKRFGDTEKRPRIAQDETRLGFEVDFDRIIFSSAFRSLQDKTQVIPLSQTDFVHTRLTHSLEVSVVGRTLGRRVGKVLLERHPNLVALGYTFNDFGAIVAAASVTHDIGNPPFGHSGEKAIGEYFKSGKGAKYKDLLSAKEYQDLIDFEGNANGFKILTESREGISGGLRLSYATLGAFLKYPKESLPKKPTNHIADKKYGFFQSETSEFLDVVQELGMQKKSETDISFYRHPLAYLVEAADDICYTIIDFEDGINLGLIEEEYALEYLSKLIHGINRDKYYALKHTKDRTAYLRAIAINSLIDEAVTIFLTNEEAILNGSFSKSLLEKCKYEAQINDIIKISIEKIYKSKEVIEKEIAGYRIIADLLDVFISAKNNQFENQLSNYDKLVLSLLSEEYKIEESDLYKRIMSICSYVAGVSDSYAIKMHKILKGNIV; encoded by the coding sequence ATGAACTGGGAACAACTCCTTTCTCTAAAACGTTTTGGCGATACAGAAAAACGACCAAGAATAGCACAAGATGAAACACGTTTGGGTTTCGAAGTAGATTTTGATAGAATTATATTTTCATCTGCATTTAGAAGTTTGCAAGACAAAACACAGGTAATTCCATTATCTCAAACCGATTTTGTACATACAAGACTAACACATAGTTTAGAGGTTTCTGTTGTGGGTAGAACTTTGGGTAGAAGAGTTGGGAAGGTCTTGTTAGAACGTCATCCAAATTTAGTAGCACTTGGGTATACTTTTAACGATTTTGGAGCCATTGTTGCAGCAGCCTCAGTAACACATGATATTGGAAATCCACCTTTTGGACATTCAGGAGAAAAAGCCATTGGCGAGTATTTTAAATCGGGAAAAGGTGCAAAATATAAAGACCTATTATCGGCAAAAGAATATCAAGATTTAATAGATTTTGAAGGAAATGCAAACGGTTTTAAAATTCTTACAGAATCTAGAGAAGGTATTTCTGGAGGTTTGCGTTTAAGTTACGCAACATTAGGAGCGTTTTTAAAATATCCAAAAGAAAGTCTGCCTAAAAAACCAACGAATCATATTGCAGATAAAAAATATGGTTTTTTTCAATCGGAAACTTCAGAATTTTTAGACGTAGTTCAAGAATTGGGAATGCAAAAAAAATCGGAAACAGATATTTCTTTTTACAGACATCCACTAGCGTATTTAGTAGAAGCTGCAGATGATATCTGTTACACAATTATCGACTTTGAAGATGGAATCAATTTAGGTTTAATTGAAGAAGAGTATGCATTGGAGTATTTGTCAAAATTAATTCATGGCATTAATAGAGATAAATATTATGCACTAAAACACACAAAAGACAGAACAGCCTATTTAAGAGCCATTGCCATCAATTCTTTAATTGATGAAGCAGTAACTATTTTCCTTACCAACGAAGAAGCTATTTTAAATGGAAGTTTTAGTAAATCTTTACTAGAAAAATGTAAGTATGAGGCACAGATTAACGACATTATTAAAATCAGCATCGAAAAAATATATAAAAGTAAAGAAGTAATTGAAAAAGAAATTGCTGGCTATAGAATTATAGCAGACCTTCTAGATGTTTTTATTTCAGCTAAAAACAATCAATTCGAAAATCAACTATCTAATTATGACAAATTAGTTTTAAGTTTATTATCAGAAGAATATAAAATAGAAGAAAGTGATTTATACAAACGAATTATGTCGATTTGTAGTTATGTTGCTGGTGTTTCTGATAGTTATGCTATTAAAATGCATAAGATATTAAAAGGTAATATTGTTTAG